The Streptococcus sp. VT 162 genome has a window encoding:
- a CDS encoding nucleoside diphosphate kinase, whose translation MEQTFFIIKPDGVKRGLVGEILQRMEQRGFKLEKLELRSAVSEDLIDQHYQDLVEKSFYPPIRQFMTSGPVVVGILSGPKVIETWRTMMGATRPEEALPGTIRGDFAKAAGENQVIQNVVHGSDSEESAKREIALWFKD comes from the coding sequence ATGGAACAAACATTCTTTATCATTAAGCCAGATGGTGTGAAAAGAGGGCTGGTTGGCGAAATTCTGCAAAGAATGGAACAACGAGGTTTCAAACTCGAAAAATTAGAGTTACGTTCAGCAGTTTCAGAAGATTTGATTGACCAGCACTATCAAGACTTGGTTGAAAAAAGTTTTTATCCTCCTATCCGTCAGTTTATGACCTCAGGACCAGTAGTGGTGGGCATTCTATCAGGTCCGAAAGTGATTGAAACTTGGCGGACCATGATGGGTGCTACTCGTCCAGAAGAAGCTCTGCCAGGAACTATCCGGGGAGATTTTGCTAAGGCGGCAGGAGAAAATCAAGTCATTCAAAACGTGGTACATGGATCAGATTCAGAAGAGTCAGCTAAACGAGAAATCGCCCTCTGGTTTAAGGATTAG
- a CDS encoding DNA-directed RNA polymerase subunit beta' produces MVDVNRFKSMQITLASPSKVRSWSYGEVKKPETINYRTLKPEREGLFDEVIFGPTKDWECACGKYKRIRYRGIVCDRCGVEVTRTKVRRERMGHIELKAPVSHIWYFKGIPSRMGLTLDMSPRALEEVIYFAAYVVIDPKDTPLEHKSIMTEREYRERLREYGYGSFVAKMGAEAIQDLLKQVDLEKEIAELKEELKTATGQKRVKAIRRLDVLDAFYKSGNKPEWMILNILPVIPPDLRPMLQLDGGRFASSDLNDLYRRVINRNNRLARLLELNAPGIIVQNEKRMLQEAVDALIDNGRRGRPITGPGSRPLKSLSHMLKGKQGRFRQNLLGKRVDFSGRSVIAVGPTLKMYQCGVPREMAIELFKPFVMREIVARDIVQNVKAAKRLVERGDERIWDILEEVIKEHPVLLNRAPTLHRLGIQAFEPVLIDGKALRLHPLVCEAYNADFDGDQMAIHVPLSEEAQAEARILMLAAEHILNPKDGKPVVTPSQDMVLGNYYLTMEEAGREGEGMVFKDRDEAVMAYRNGYVHLHSRVGIATDSLNKPWTEEQKHKVLLTTVGKILFNDIMPEGLPYLQEPTNANLTEGVPAKYFLPLGGDIKEAISNLELNPPFKKKNLGNIIAEIFKRFRTTETSALLDRMKNLGYHHSTLAGLTVGIADIPVVEDKAEIIEESHKRVEQITKQFRRGMITDDERYNAVTAEWRAAREKLEKRLVANQDPKNPIVMMMDSGARGNISNFSQLAGMRGLMAAPNGRIMELPILSNFREGLSVLEMFFSTHGARKGMTDTALKTADSGYLTRRLVDVAQDVIIREDDCGTDRGLLIRSIAEGKEMIESLEERLNGRYTKKTVKHPETGAVIIGPNELITEDKAREIVNAGVEEVTIRSVFTCNTRHGVCRHCYGINLATGDAVEVGEAVGTIAAQSIGEPGTQLTMRTFHTGGVASNTDITQGLPRVQEIFEARNPKGEAVITEVKGQVTAIEEDASTRTKKVFVKGETGEGEYVVPFTARMRVEVGDQVSRGAALTEGSIQPKRLLAVRDVLSVETYLLGEVQKVYRSQGVEIGDKHIEVMVRQMIRKVRVMDPGDTELLMGTLMDINDFTDANKDVLIAGGVPATGRPVLMGITKASLETNSFLSAASFQETTRVLTDAAIRGKKDHLLGLKENVIIGKIIPAGTGMARYRNLEPQAINEAEYLAPEQEEAELAPVEEVVEIQVEETVE; encoded by the coding sequence GTGGTTGATGTAAATCGTTTTAAAAGTATGCAAATCACTCTAGCTTCTCCAAGCAAAGTCCGTTCATGGTCTTATGGAGAAGTCAAAAAACCTGAAACAATCAATTACCGTACGTTGAAACCAGAACGTGAAGGACTCTTTGACGAAGTCATCTTTGGTCCTACAAAAGACTGGGAATGTGCTTGTGGTAAGTACAAACGCATTCGTTACAGAGGGATTGTTTGTGACCGCTGTGGGGTTGAAGTAACGCGTACAAAAGTTCGTCGTGAGCGTATGGGGCACATCGAGTTGAAAGCTCCTGTATCTCACATCTGGTATTTCAAGGGGATTCCAAGTCGTATGGGCTTGACTCTTGATATGAGCCCTCGTGCCCTCGAGGAAGTTATCTACTTTGCAGCTTACGTGGTAATTGATCCGAAGGATACACCGCTTGAGCACAAGTCTATCATGACAGAGCGCGAATACCGTGAGCGCTTGCGTGAGTATGGTTATGGTTCATTCGTTGCCAAAATGGGTGCCGAAGCCATCCAAGACCTTTTGAAACAAGTAGATCTTGAAAAAGAAATTGCTGAACTCAAAGAAGAGTTGAAAACAGCTACTGGACAAAAACGTGTCAAAGCTATCCGTCGTTTGGATGTTTTGGATGCCTTTTACAAGTCTGGTAACAAACCTGAATGGATGATTCTCAACATCCTTCCGGTTATTCCACCAGATCTTCGTCCAATGTTGCAGTTGGATGGTGGCCGTTTTGCCTCATCTGACTTGAACGACCTTTACCGCCGTGTTATCAACCGTAACAACCGTTTGGCTCGTTTGCTTGAGTTGAATGCACCAGGTATCATCGTTCAAAATGAGAAGCGTATGCTTCAAGAAGCGGTTGACGCTTTGATTGACAACGGTCGTCGTGGTCGTCCGATCACAGGACCAGGTAGCCGTCCACTGAAATCATTGAGCCACATGCTTAAAGGGAAACAAGGACGCTTCCGTCAAAACTTGCTCGGTAAACGTGTTGACTTCTCAGGACGTTCCGTTATCGCCGTTGGTCCAACTCTTAAGATGTACCAATGTGGTGTGCCACGTGAAATGGCGATTGAGCTCTTTAAACCATTCGTCATGCGTGAAATCGTTGCGCGTGATATCGTTCAAAACGTAAAAGCTGCTAAACGCTTGGTGGAACGCGGAGATGAACGTATCTGGGACATTCTTGAAGAAGTAATCAAAGAACACCCAGTACTTTTGAACCGCGCACCGACCCTTCACCGTTTGGGTATCCAAGCCTTTGAGCCTGTCTTGATTGACGGTAAAGCCCTTCGCTTGCACCCACTTGTCTGTGAAGCCTACAATGCCGACTTTGACGGGGACCAAATGGCCATCCACGTACCGCTTTCAGAAGAAGCTCAAGCAGAAGCTCGTATCTTGATGTTGGCTGCTGAGCATATCTTGAACCCGAAAGATGGTAAACCAGTTGTTACTCCATCTCAGGACATGGTTTTGGGTAACTACTACTTGACCATGGAAGAAGCTGGTCGTGAAGGTGAAGGAATGGTCTTCAAAGACCGTGACGAAGCGGTTATGGCATACCGCAATGGTTATGTTCACCTCCACTCACGTGTTGGTATTGCAACAGACAGCCTTAACAAACCATGGACAGAAGAGCAAAAACACAAGGTCTTGCTGACAACAGTTGGTAAAATCCTCTTCAACGACATCATGCCAGAGGGTCTGCCTTACTTGCAAGAACCAACAAATGCCAACTTAACAGAAGGTGTTCCAGCTAAATACTTCTTGCCACTAGGTGGAGATATCAAGGAAGCAATCAGCAATCTTGAACTCAACCCTCCATTCAAGAAGAAAAATCTTGGGAATATCATCGCTGAAATCTTCAAACGTTTCCGTACGACAGAAACTTCTGCCCTACTTGACCGCATGAAGAACCTCGGATACCACCACTCAACTCTTGCAGGTTTGACAGTGGGTATTGCCGATATCCCAGTTGTTGAAGACAAGGCTGAAATCATCGAAGAATCACACAAACGTGTAGAACAAATCACCAAACAATTCCGTCGTGGTATGATCACAGACGACGAGCGCTACAACGCTGTTACAGCTGAATGGCGTGCAGCCCGTGAAAAATTAGAGAAACGTTTGGTTGCCAACCAAGATCCTAAGAACCCAATCGTTATGATGATGGACTCTGGAGCCCGTGGTAACATCTCAAACTTCTCACAGCTTGCCGGTATGCGTGGTCTGATGGCCGCTCCGAACGGACGTATCATGGAATTGCCAATCCTTTCAAACTTCCGCGAAGGTTTGTCAGTACTCGAAATGTTCTTCTCAACTCACGGTGCCCGTAAAGGTATGACCGATACGGCCCTTAAGACAGCCGACTCAGGTTACTTGACTCGTCGTTTGGTTGACGTTGCCCAAGACGTTATCATCCGTGAGGACGACTGTGGAACAGACCGTGGTCTCTTGATTCGTTCTATCGCAGAAGGAAAAGAGATGATCGAGTCTCTCGAAGAACGCCTCAACGGTCGTTACACTAAGAAAACTGTTAAACATCCAGAAACTGGTGCAGTAATCATCGGTCCAAATGAGTTGATTACAGAAGACAAGGCGCGTGAAATTGTCAATGCTGGTGTGGAAGAAGTCACTATCCGTTCTGTATTTACATGTAACACTCGTCATGGTGTCTGCCGTCACTGTTATGGTATCAACTTGGCGACTGGTGATGCGGTTGAAGTTGGTGAAGCAGTTGGTACAATCGCTGCCCAATCTATCGGGGAACCTGGTACACAGCTTACAATGCGTACCTTCCACACGGGTGGGGTTGCCTCAAATACCGATATCACTCAGGGTCTTCCTCGTGTCCAAGAAATCTTTGAAGCCCGCAATCCTAAAGGGGAAGCCGTCATCACAGAGGTCAAAGGACAAGTTACAGCTATCGAAGAAGACGCGTCAACTCGTACCAAGAAAGTCTTTGTTAAGGGTGAAACTGGCGAAGGTGAGTACGTGGTTCCATTTACAGCACGTATGCGTGTCGAAGTTGGAGACCAAGTCTCTCGCGGTGCAGCTCTTACAGAAGGTTCTATCCAACCAAAACGTCTCCTTGCTGTTCGTGATGTCTTGTCAGTTGAAACCTACCTTCTCGGTGAAGTACAAAAAGTTTACCGTAGTCAAGGGGTAGAAATCGGTGACAAACACATCGAGGTAATGGTTCGTCAAATGATCCGTAAAGTTCGTGTCATGGATCCAGGTGACACAGAGCTCCTCATGGGTACCCTCATGGATATCAACGACTTTACAGATGCTAACAAGGATGTTCTTATCGCAGGTGGAGTTCCAGCGACTGGTCGCCCAGTTCTTATGGGAATCACCAAAGCTTCACTTGAAACAAATAGTTTCTTGTCAGCGGCTTCCTTCCAGGAAACAACTCGTGTCCTTACTGATGCGGCCATCCGTGGTAAGAAAGATCATCTTCTTGGACTTAAAGAAAATGTTATCATCGGTAAAATCATCCCAGCTGGTACTGGTATGGCTCGCTACCGTAACCTTGAACCACAGGCTATCAATGAAGCAGAATATCTGGCTCCAGAACAAGAAGAGGCAGAACTTGCTCCTGTAGAGGAAGTTGTGGAAATCCAAGTTGAAGAAACAGTAGAATAA